A window of Chlorobium phaeobacteroides DSM 266 genomic DNA:
TGGCCTTTGAGCTCCCGGAGAAAAGCAAGCGTTGCAATGGTAATCATCAGCAGAAAGATTGTCGAGAATTATGAGAACAAATGTTACCTGCTCCGTTCGTTTCCTGAAAAATGGCAAAGACAGGAACTCTGCCTACTGTGCGGAGCGTATGCCTTGTTATGCCGCCATTTCGATTTCCTGTCAGCAACTCAACTTCGCTGCCGGCGCCACCAGAACGATTAATCGAGGTATTAATCGTCCATGATATGGTAAAGCACTCTCAAGTCAGGATCATGGCCGCCCTCGAGTCTCAAGTCCATATCCGAACCTGTCTTGTCGTTCCCTTTGGATCCGGAACCGTAGCGAATTGCTTTCGCAACCTGTCTGTAGCACCCCGGCACGCCGTTTATCTGCGCAATGATCGAATCTTTGAGTCTGTATTTCATTCCACGCGCTCGGTTGTCAACGGTTCAAGCGTATCAAGAAGCTTTCGGAATACTGCATGATAGTGCTGACAAATCGCTCGTGCTATTTCATCAATCGATGGATATTCGTCGGGTATAAAAAAAACGCTCATTGCATAACCTGAAGGTTCGCATGCGCGACCCAGCGCCACCCTTCGGAGGTATCCTGGAAGACGGAAAGCCTGCGCGCAGGCTTTCCGGTCAGCCGCTTGCCGCCGACGGATTCCTCCACGCTCACCATATAGGTTACAACGAGGATACTGCCGTTGCGGGTTTCAACAAAATCGCCCAGTACCGGGGGTGCCATATCGAGTCCCTTGATCAGCTCGATCTGCTGGTCACAGTTGCGGGTGCCGTCCTGGTGCACGGACTGGAACACCGGGGAGATGATCTTTTTGATCGCAGGGATGTTTGCAGACTTCATGTCGGCAAAGAGCTGCCTGACAAGCTTTTCTCCGGTTTGCTGCAGGGGCTCTTCAGCACGAAGCGGTATGGCACAAAGAAGCGAAACAACGAGGAGAAGAAGGATTTTGAATGCAGACATAGGGGCCTCCTGCAATGGTTGTTGAAAAAAAGTCCCGACAGGTGAAATTACAAAAAATAATCCGATGGATGCAGATATGCTTCCGGGCGCAAGAGCCGGGCCGCCTTGGGTTCACAGCGGATGATTGTGCTGTTACGCAGAGGTGTTGTCACGCCTTTACGCAGGAATATTCGAAAGCATGAAACCAGATGGTCGTTCGCCAAACCTGTCGGCTGCATATAAGCGTAGATGATGGCAGAGCCAACGAACGACATGCCTCTCTTTTCAGCAACACCGTTCTCCAGCTCAAACCTGCCAGGACCCCTTCCTGCACCAGCATTTCGAAATGCTTTCGGTCGTCGTGTACCGGTCCCCCCCTTCATCGTGATACTCAATTTCCTGAGGGCTTGATTCAGCCCAATCACATCGCTTCATCGATCATATCTCCTCTTTGTCACACACCCTGAATAATGACGTTCACTCCATGATGGTAACACAATCCGCATTTTTCGGCGGAGCTTCAGGGTACGGTTCCTCGGGCCAACCGAAGACGGCTGCCGCGTAGGGCTGATGACCTTCAGGAAATATGAGGCCAAGTTCCCGAAAGATAGCCTTGCCTTTTTCGGTGGCATGGAACATCATAACGGCATGCGCCCAGCAACTGCCGATACCAAGCGAAACGGCGGCAAGCATCATGTTCTCCATGGCGAGAGTACAGTCGTATTGCGCGGCGATGGCGCCGGGGTCGGCGGAAATGATAACCATCAGCGGTGCGTGGTAGAAGACGCAGAAACCCTCCTGTTTTGCGACTTCCCGCAGAACTGCGACATTCGATTCGAGAAAGGCGCTTTTGCAGTTATCCTCGAGCTTCAGGAGCAGTTCGGGGTTCCGGATGACCGTGAAGTGCCAAGGCTGCTGGTTCATTGCGCTGGGAGCGTAACGGGCGGCTTCGAGCATCTGATCGAGCTCGTCCTGCCCGATCGCATCGGGCAGAAAGCTGCGCACGCTTCTCCGCCGGAGTATTGTGGATATGGTCTCGTTCATGGTTTCCCTGATTTTGTTTCGCGATTGCTTCTGTTCCGTAAAGGAAATATGCGGCAGGTACGGCAATGAGAACTCCGGGAAACTTACCCGCCTTCTTTCGTTCTCTTCCTGTATCCCAACCCCGAGAACGACGCTATCAGCGTTCCGTCTTCATCTTTTATTTCCACTTTATACCCGCATATCTTTTTCTGTTTGCTCTCTTCTTTTGCTTCCGCTCTGATACGGGATCCCTTTGGCGCGTTGAAATAAGAAATCGAAGCATTTATCCCTACCGTAGCAGTTCCGTCGGCATTACACGCCACGGCAAACGCATAATCGGCGAGCGTAAATATCACGCCGCCCTGAACAATATCTATCCCGTTTTTATGCTTCTCCTCAATCACCAACTCAACCAGCGCATATCCCGGATACGCTTCAATGATCTCGATACCCAACAGTTGTGCAAACCTGTCGTTTTTCACATTTTTAATGTATTCGTCATTCATCGGCATCCCTGATTAATTGTTAACGCGTACCTGGCGCGACCACTCCTGCTCCTGTCGAGATTGCCCTTTATAATTATGGATTTGTTCCTGCCGGCAGCAACGAATTACTTCTGAAAAAGAGGCGTTATGACGAAAAACAAACGTAGTCGCGAGCATCCCATCCCCTTACGCTAAATCTTACTGCATGCCTGTCAATCCGTTCCGAATACAACAAAACCTAAGTTAAAAATTATTAAGCGCTATAACCTTGCCATCCGGACCAAACCACACATCCCCGGCTCCAAGCATTATTCCCTGATCCCGGACGAACATATTTTTCGGTATTGCTTTTGAAATCGCATCAACATAACCCGGTGTGAATATGACATCATAATTCCGCACCAAAGATTCCGCATGACGAATCTTCTTATAACCTTTTTTCGTATAAATCGTTATCGGGTATTTGACAAGAGATGCCACCGTCTGTTTATCTCCTCGTTTCACTGCCTCCCAAAAGCGTTGAGCGGTTCGGTCAATAAGCTTGTCATCGGCAGCACCCGCTACGGAATACCGGTGTTCCAATGTTCCGCCAGTCTGGCTTTCCAATGTCAGATAGAACGGCAGTTTTTCGAAAGAATTGCCTCCGGCAGACCAGGTGCCAACCATAACTTCACACTGCAGTTCGCTGTCGCCGAACTTGCCGCGAGGATCTTTTGTCGGAAACTCTCCATCGAAACGTCCGATAATCCTTCCTGAAGAATCAAATGCATCGATCACAAACCTGGAGCCGTCAACAACCCTGCCTCGGAGGCTGATATTCATTAATTGCGAAGCATAGCAATACTCACCCCTTATCGCATCATCGTTAACCGTGATCGTCATCCGGACATGAGCATTATCGCCAATAGTTCCGTCATAGTTTCTCAGCAGATGGCTATCCCTATCTCCTCTGCAATCTCCAAATGCAGATATCGCGAACATCAAGGAAAGTATGATGGCTATCGCTATCCGGGCATTTTTTTCAATTCTTCCCCATGATGACATACCGCATGATCGTTTGCGTATTTATAACAATCTATTCTCTTGCAATATACGTGAAATCGCCTTTCTTTTCAGATTACGGATCAGTGAAGCACCCGCCCGACGCCAGGGTCGGACAATAAGCAGCCGAAAAAGGAATCAGGAAAACCGTAAAGTGACGATGCTTGTAACGGTTTTTCCTTACATTTCATGTGAAATCCGCCGAACATCGTGTAGTTTTTTCCTTCACGACCAGTTTGAATAGTTCTACCATCAAGGAATATGATCAACGGAAATACTTATCACGCCCTTCCCTGCCCCTGCGGAAGCGGAAAACCGTTTGACGAGTGCTGCTTCAGACCGAACAACCAGAAAGCCGGTAATCCAATGGATGAGGTTATGCGGGCGATTCATGAGGCCCAACAAAGCCGGGAGTTCAGCTCCATCAAGGATGCCGAACAGTTTATGCATGAATTCATGATCCAGCAGAACACAGCGCCTCGCGATGAATTTGCAGGATTATCGCCAACAGAAATGCGCAGTATCCTCTCGACCCCTTTTGATGCCGGTGAAGTTGCAACCTTTGTAGACGTTCTTCCGCAGGAGCCGGACTGCCCCGCAGCAGCACTGTTCAAAGCGCTTGCTGACGCGATCGGCGACAAGGGACTCAAGCCCACAGCAACAGGCAATCTGCCAAGGAATACCGTTCGCGAAATTTCAATAGCCACCAACGGCACCGATACCTTCGGGACCGAACACTCACGATACCAGCTACAGAAAGAGGCCGATTATATCGATCTGCACATAACACGACTTATAGCAGGTCTTGCAGGCCTCATCAGAAAATACAAGGGCCGGTTTATCCTGACGAAAAAGTGCCGGGCTCTCCTTGACAGGCATGGCATGGCCGGAATCTGGCCGGAGCTTTTCAGGGCTTATGCAGAAAAGTATAACTGGGCCTATAGTGACGGATACGGTGAGCTCTATTTCATGCAGCGTTCGTTTCTCTATACGCTCTACCTGCTGCACCGGTTCGGCTCGGAAGAACGTGACGGACTGTTTTATGCAAATGCCTATTTCAAAGCGTTTCCGACATTTTACGACGAGATTCCTCTGCGGTACGCCACGAGTTCGGAAGAGATCGCAATATCCTCGTATCTGCACCGGGTAATTGACCGGTTCGCAGGATTCTTCGGACTTGCACATGTCGAGAAAACCGATTGGAAGTTTGGCGTCGACAGAATCTACAAGGTTCGGGCACTGCCGCTTCTGGAAGATGCGATTCGATTTCATGTGCCATAATACGCCGGCAGGATTTCAGAAAACCTCAACCGTATAGAAAACACTCTGATGAAAAGGGGGAGTTTGCCCACGAATGAACACGAATTTGCACGAAAAGAAATTGGCAGTTGGTTTTCTCTGGCTTTGCCGATAAAAACAACTGCCGGTTTTTCGATTAAGAGCGAATTGGGATGAAGAGGAAGAGTTGCCCGCGAATTAACGCGAATTTTCACGAAAAGAGAATTAATGAGGCTGTTTTACCATCTCGCTATCCAGCCATCCAGCCAGCCATTCATCCATCCAGCCTTGTCTTTGGATTAGGAAACGAATTGGGATGTCCTGCTATAGAAAAGCCATGGGTGCCTCTTTTTTTCGTTGATTTGTGGCGACCATGGTTACATTTTCTCCGGGAATTCAGGTTGCAATTCCGGTCGAAGCGCCTCTCCTTGTATGTATGATATCCATTACCTATCGGCATAAAGTGGAAAACCGGATGTTCGGTTCAGACAGGTACGATGGAATGATGGGCTGAAGGGCTCAAAAGATACGATACCGACGCATAGCCGATCGCCCGACGAGAACCGGCATAGCCGCAAAAAGCACAAGCATGACGAGATAGACGCTCCCGGAAACAGGGTCGCGACTGGCGATGTAATCCGTAAGGGATAGATCCTGCAATGCAACAGCGAGTAACAGTTCGGAGACGAGAAGCAGACCGAGGGCAAGAAGCCCC
This region includes:
- a CDS encoding nuclear transport factor 2 family protein encodes the protein MSAFKILLLLVVSLLCAIPLRAEEPLQQTGEKLVRQLFADMKSANIPAIKKIISPVFQSVHQDGTRNCDQQIELIKGLDMAPPVLGDFVETRNGSILVVTYMVSVEESVGGKRLTGKPARRLSVFQDTSEGWRWVAHANLQVMQ
- a CDS encoding nitroreductase family protein; the protein is MNETISTILRRRSVRSFLPDAIGQDELDQMLEAARYAPSAMNQQPWHFTVIRNPELLLKLEDNCKSAFLESNVAVLREVAKQEGFCVFYHAPLMVIISADPGAIAAQYDCTLAMENMMLAAVSLGIGSCWAHAVMMFHATEKGKAIFRELGLIFPEGHQPYAAAVFGWPEEPYPEAPPKNADCVTIME
- a CDS encoding PaaI family thioesterase, with the protein product MNDEYIKNVKNDRFAQLLGIEIIEAYPGYALVELVIEEKHKNGIDIVQGGVIFTLADYAFAVACNADGTATVGINASISYFNAPKGSRIRAEAKEESKQKKICGYKVEIKDEDGTLIASFSGLGYRKRTKEGG
- a CDS encoding SEC-C domain-containing protein yields the protein MINGNTYHALPCPCGSGKPFDECCFRPNNQKAGNPMDEVMRAIHEAQQSREFSSIKDAEQFMHEFMIQQNTAPRDEFAGLSPTEMRSILSTPFDAGEVATFVDVLPQEPDCPAAALFKALADAIGDKGLKPTATGNLPRNTVREISIATNGTDTFGTEHSRYQLQKEADYIDLHITRLIAGLAGLIRKYKGRFILTKKCRALLDRHGMAGIWPELFRAYAEKYNWAYSDGYGELYFMQRSFLYTLYLLHRFGSEERDGLFYANAYFKAFPTFYDEIPLRYATSSEEIAISSYLHRVIDRFAGFFGLAHVEKTDWKFGVDRIYKVRALPLLEDAIRFHVP